A genomic segment from Spongiibacter sp. IMCC21906 encodes:
- the dxs gene encoding 1-deoxy-D-xylulose-5-phosphate synthase, with protein MFREIPLERPATPLLDTIDSPSQLRELEETELAQLSRELREFLLYTVGQTGGHFGAGLGVVELTIALHYIYNTPEDRLVWDVGHQCYPHKILTGRRERMNTMRKPSGLAGFPKREESEYDTFGVGHSSTSISAALGMAIAARQQGIDRHAVAIIGDGAMTAGMAFEAITHATHTGANMLVVLNDNQMSISKNTGGLNTYFSKMWASKTYNQIRSSGKSVLRKIPGPATNIAARLEEYMKGMVSPATLFEELGFNYIGPIDGNDLDILVPTLRNLRELKGPQMLHIMTQKGKGFEPAEQDPVGFHAISKIEPKTSNGKKPSTPKYQDVFGKWLCDQAEQCPSLVGITPAMCEGSGMLAFSERFPDRFYDVAIAEQHALTLAAGMACDGLKPVVAIYSTFLQRAYDQLIHDIALQNLDVTFGIDRAGLVGEDGPTHAGAFDLSFLRCIPNMVIAAPSDENETRQLLHTAYAYPGPAAVRYPRGTGPGVAMIEDMTAVEIGKGVLRREGKTTAILCFGTLLSAATEAAETLDASVADMRFVKPLDTALIDSLAQSHDLIVTVEENAIAGGAGSAVAEYLQQAGYCLPILHLGLPDAFIDHGKHNLMLSAVGLDRPGILASIQTKLEQLALAPPLSSIN; from the coding sequence ATGTTTCGGGAAATCCCCTTAGAGCGTCCAGCCACACCGTTACTGGACACAATTGACAGTCCCAGCCAGCTTCGGGAGCTGGAAGAGACCGAGCTCGCCCAGCTCTCTCGGGAGCTGCGGGAGTTCCTGCTCTACACTGTGGGCCAGACCGGCGGCCACTTTGGTGCCGGACTTGGCGTGGTCGAGTTAACCATTGCCCTGCACTATATCTACAACACTCCAGAAGACCGCCTTGTCTGGGATGTGGGCCACCAATGCTATCCCCACAAAATTCTGACTGGCCGCCGCGAGCGTATGAACACCATGCGCAAACCCAGCGGTTTGGCAGGTTTTCCCAAACGGGAAGAGAGCGAATACGACACCTTTGGCGTCGGTCATTCCAGCACCAGCATCAGCGCCGCGCTGGGTATGGCCATTGCCGCCCGCCAGCAAGGTATTGACCGCCATGCCGTTGCCATTATTGGTGATGGTGCCATGACGGCGGGCATGGCCTTTGAGGCCATTACTCACGCCACCCACACCGGCGCCAATATGCTGGTGGTACTCAACGACAACCAAATGTCGATTTCCAAAAACACTGGCGGCCTCAACACCTATTTTTCCAAAATGTGGGCCTCCAAAACCTACAACCAAATACGCAGCAGCGGTAAAAGTGTGCTGCGCAAAATTCCCGGCCCCGCCACCAATATCGCGGCGCGGCTGGAAGAATATATGAAGGGCATGGTGTCACCAGCGACCTTGTTTGAAGAGCTGGGTTTCAACTATATAGGACCAATAGACGGCAACGACCTGGATATTCTGGTGCCGACGCTACGCAATCTGCGTGAGCTAAAAGGCCCCCAGATGTTGCATATCATGACCCAAAAGGGCAAAGGCTTTGAGCCCGCCGAACAAGATCCAGTCGGCTTTCACGCCATTTCTAAAATCGAGCCCAAAACCAGCAACGGCAAAAAACCCAGTACCCCCAAGTATCAAGATGTGTTTGGCAAATGGCTTTGCGACCAAGCTGAGCAGTGTCCATCGTTGGTGGGTATTACACCAGCCATGTGCGAAGGTTCGGGGATGTTAGCGTTTTCTGAGCGCTTCCCAGACCGGTTTTATGATGTCGCCATCGCCGAGCAACACGCCCTGACACTGGCTGCAGGCATGGCCTGCGACGGTCTAAAGCCAGTTGTGGCCATTTACTCGACCTTTTTGCAGCGCGCCTATGACCAGTTAATCCACGATATCGCTCTGCAAAACCTCGATGTCACCTTCGGCATTGACCGCGCAGGACTCGTCGGCGAAGACGGTCCCACCCACGCCGGTGCCTTTGACTTAAGTTTTCTACGCTGTATTCCCAATATGGTGATTGCCGCGCCCTCAGATGAAAATGAAACCCGGCAACTGCTGCATACTGCGTATGCCTACCCCGGCCCAGCCGCCGTTCGCTATCCCCGCGGCACCGGTCCAGGCGTGGCCATGATAGAAGACATGACAGCCGTGGAAATCGGCAAAGGCGTATTGCGTCGAGAGGGTAAAACCACCGCCATTCTCTGCTTTGGCACCCTCCTCAGCGCAGCCACGGAAGCCGCTGAAACACTGGATGCCAGCGTGGCGGATATGCGCTTTGTAAAACCGCTGGATACTGCGCTGATCGATTCGCTGGCGCAAAGCCACGATCTCATCGTCACAGTAGAAGAAAATGCCATTGCCGGTGGAGCCGGTAGCGCAGTGGCAGAATACCTGCAACAAGCCGGTTACTGCTTGCCCATTCTCCATTTAGGCCTGCCCGATGCCTTTATTGATCACGGCAAACACAATCTCATGTTAAGCGCAGTAGGACTGGATCGCCCTGGCATTCTCGCCAGCATTCAAACCAAGCTTGAACAGCTCGCGCTGGCGCCACCCCTCAGCTCAATAAACTAA
- the mscL gene encoding large-conductance mechanosensitive channel protein MscL codes for MLEEFKKFAVRGNVVDMAVGIIIGGAFSTIVKSLVADVIMPPIGLALGGVDFANLMLVISEGTTPMPYLTVADAKAAGAVTINYGLFLNSVISFIIVAFAVFLLVKGINRLREQEKKEEAVPAAPTTKDCPYCVTSIPIAATRCPQCTSDLSVS; via the coding sequence ATGCTCGAAGAGTTTAAGAAGTTTGCCGTACGTGGCAATGTTGTTGACATGGCCGTTGGCATTATCATTGGCGGCGCCTTTAGCACCATCGTAAAAAGCTTAGTCGCCGATGTGATTATGCCGCCTATCGGGCTGGCACTGGGCGGGGTCGACTTTGCCAACCTGATGCTGGTGATAAGCGAAGGCACCACTCCTATGCCCTATCTGACCGTGGCAGACGCCAAGGCTGCAGGGGCAGTAACGATAAACTACGGCCTGTTTCTTAACTCAGTAATCAGTTTTATTATTGTCGCATTTGCTGTCTTTTTATTAGTAAAGGGCATTAACCGGCTAAGAGAGCAAGAAAAGAAAGAAGAAGCCGTCCCAGCCGCACCCACTACCAAAGACTGCCCTTATTGCGTGACCAGCATTCCGATTGCAGCAACACGCTGCCCACAATGCACTTCAGATTTATCTGTCAGTTAA
- a CDS encoding exodeoxyribonuclease VII small subunit translates to MPKAKTINFENAVTELEKLVQGMESGDLTLEDSLKAFEKGMQLSRDCQQALADAEQKVKVLTEKNGEILSQELDLDS, encoded by the coding sequence ATGCCCAAGGCAAAAACCATCAATTTTGAAAACGCCGTCACCGAGCTGGAAAAACTGGTTCAGGGAATGGAATCCGGCGATCTGACATTGGAAGACTCACTCAAAGCCTTTGAAAAAGGCATGCAGCTCAGCCGTGACTGCCAGCAAGCATTGGCCGATGCCGAACAAAAAGTGAAAGTGCTCACCGAGAAAAATGGCGAAATTCTCAGCCAAGAACTGGATCTGGACAGCTAA
- a CDS encoding polyprenyl synthetase family protein, which produces MDQDFFAYLQCCKDRIDQRLPELLGQVQSEYGDAQAHLQRTFDACLYSLTNGGKRVRATLVYATAQALGQTDSEDLDRVAGAVEMLHAYSLVHDDLPAMDNDVLRRGKPTCHIAFDEATAILVGDALQSRAFELLTTLSATKPQTTLEIIKELASAAGARGMVGGQAIDLASVDKQLDLATLQCMHQLKTGALIRGAIAMAAHWSDANEHQRQALDDYGKAIGLAFQVQDDILDIESNTETLGKTQGADLALNKPTYPSLLGLEGARDLAKTLHQQSLDALVNFGPQADTLRGLADYIVTRQH; this is translated from the coding sequence ATGGATCAAGATTTTTTCGCTTACCTGCAATGCTGTAAAGATCGTATCGACCAACGCTTACCCGAATTACTGGGGCAAGTCCAGAGCGAATACGGCGATGCCCAAGCCCATCTTCAAAGAACCTTTGACGCCTGTTTATACAGTCTCACCAATGGCGGCAAACGAGTTAGAGCCACACTGGTCTACGCTACGGCCCAGGCTTTAGGCCAGACCGATAGCGAGGATTTAGATCGCGTTGCCGGAGCGGTAGAAATGCTTCACGCCTACTCACTCGTGCACGATGACCTTCCGGCCATGGACAACGATGTATTACGCCGGGGCAAACCCACCTGTCATATCGCCTTCGACGAAGCGACTGCTATTTTAGTGGGCGATGCCCTACAGAGCCGTGCATTTGAACTACTGACAACACTGTCTGCAACCAAGCCGCAAACCACTCTCGAGATTATCAAAGAGCTGGCAAGTGCTGCAGGCGCCAGAGGGATGGTAGGCGGACAAGCGATAGACTTGGCATCGGTAGACAAGCAACTGGACTTGGCCACCCTGCAATGCATGCATCAACTCAAAACCGGCGCGTTAATCCGCGGCGCCATTGCCATGGCGGCCCACTGGAGTGATGCCAATGAGCACCAACGCCAAGCCCTGGATGATTACGGCAAGGCAATAGGCTTGGCATTTCAAGTCCAAGACGACATTCTCGATATTGAAAGCAACACCGAAACCCTGGGTAAAACCCAGGGCGCAGACCTGGCACTGAACAAACCGACCTACCCCTCGCTACTGGGGCTAGAGGGTGCGCGAGATCTCGCCAAAACCTTGCACCAACAATCCTTAGACGCACTGGTTAATTTTGGCCCCCAAGCAGATACACTGCGAGGGCTTGCCGACTACATTGTTACCCGGCAGCACTGA
- a CDS encoding DUF924 family protein — MGYQQVLEFWFAELTPADWWRKDAEIDRTIQQRFSALHRAACAGECYSWRHSAKGRLAEIIVLDQFSRNIFRDSAAAFAADGQALVLAQEALRVQADKELEVSLRAFMYMPYMHSESLAIQRASLKLFEDLAQDNNLQFAIAHYGIIERFGRYPHRNAILGRVSSPEELAFLQQPGSSF, encoded by the coding sequence ATGGGATATCAACAGGTTTTAGAATTTTGGTTTGCGGAGTTGACCCCCGCAGACTGGTGGCGAAAAGACGCCGAGATAGATCGAACCATACAACAGCGTTTTTCTGCGTTGCACCGGGCAGCTTGTGCCGGGGAGTGTTACTCTTGGCGACATTCAGCTAAGGGCCGATTGGCTGAGATTATTGTGTTGGATCAGTTTTCCCGGAATATTTTTCGGGATTCTGCCGCAGCCTTTGCGGCCGACGGTCAGGCGTTGGTTTTGGCGCAAGAGGCGTTGCGAGTTCAAGCTGATAAAGAGCTAGAGGTGTCGCTACGGGCGTTTATGTATATGCCTTATATGCATAGCGAGTCCTTGGCCATCCAGCGGGCGTCGCTGAAATTGTTCGAAGATTTAGCTCAGGATAATAACTTACAGTTCGCCATTGCCCATTATGGGATTATTGAGCGGTTTGGCCGCTATCCCCATCGCAATGCTATTTTGGGGCGTGTCTCCAGTCCGGAAGAATTAGCGTTTTTACAGCAGCCGGGTTCATCGTTTTAA